A genomic stretch from Catenulispora sp. GP43 includes:
- a CDS encoding SpoIIE family protein phosphatase: MTQDFASDDRNERTPVRPAAAAFAAERRQLLHDQRAHRRDALVDQAVGVVMARSACGSAEAVAQLAAIAERTRRPLADVAADVVAEASGRAVEPAERSDILRLRPEIAGLDRAADGDDLARVLITEALGFSHPGAAAIGLLDDEGTVAVVGSHGFPARGIRRWRRIPPAVDCLINRALRAGLPVWTDATTADPPPPLGEPAGADRARTRVAVPVRFGRAVIGVVELAWPASAELDERARRHAEAVVRSVGPSLLRTLGTDGGAGPAGSASSGAAAGAAAQADSAGSPSSPDPDFALVPAGSAAEDSAWQDLLDLMEQPALALLEDPVAPGALGRFRVIGANQPAAELMSPAPTDGTLAAAAPWLLAGDLPERLAAVLNTGAPYRLRVQTGPLGVDALTVVRVGAGTLVVVCERASLDPTAAEGTLERLARFGTWRWDVDGDRVAWSAEALRIVDAPGLGDSAGIDRPPYTVHPDDAEAERRFVKTLTVERRPAEAEFRILHYGGEPTRVRVTAEPAGEDGADHTVVGVVQDVTEWRRAETGLEVARVQLAAQRSRADAERQLASALQQAVVPSAARNQPPRSGVQIAARYRPASASAGVGGDWYSVFPLRDDKLLLAIGDVAGHGLPAASAMADLHHGLRGMALAETRPGRLLTLLNELVETMPQFTIASACALLWDPATRRLTWGNAGHPAPLRIRAGVAEPLYDAVGPMLGADPRAVYEDCEADVASGDVLLLYTDGLVERRRAGDDETFAHLLQQTRNPDTDLDRYADRLLESARSDTDDDVCVLAVRFE; this comes from the coding sequence ATGACTCAGGACTTTGCGTCGGACGACCGCAACGAGCGGACCCCGGTGCGCCCGGCGGCTGCCGCCTTCGCCGCCGAGCGCCGGCAGCTGCTCCACGACCAGCGCGCGCACCGCCGCGACGCCCTGGTCGACCAGGCGGTCGGCGTGGTCATGGCGCGCTCGGCGTGCGGCTCGGCGGAGGCGGTCGCGCAGCTGGCGGCGATCGCCGAACGCACCCGGCGCCCGCTGGCCGACGTCGCCGCCGACGTGGTGGCCGAGGCCTCCGGGCGGGCGGTGGAGCCCGCGGAGCGCTCGGACATCCTGCGCCTGCGCCCGGAGATCGCCGGCCTGGACCGCGCCGCCGACGGCGACGACCTGGCGCGCGTCCTGATCACCGAGGCCCTGGGCTTCTCCCACCCCGGGGCCGCCGCCATCGGCCTGCTCGACGACGAGGGGACGGTGGCCGTCGTCGGCTCGCACGGCTTCCCGGCCCGCGGCATCCGGCGCTGGCGCCGCATCCCCCCGGCCGTGGACTGCCTGATCAACCGCGCCCTGCGCGCCGGCCTCCCGGTCTGGACCGACGCCACGACCGCCGACCCGCCCCCGCCGCTCGGCGAGCCGGCCGGCGCCGACCGCGCCCGCACCCGGGTGGCCGTGCCGGTGCGCTTCGGCCGCGCGGTGATCGGCGTGGTGGAGCTGGCCTGGCCGGCGTCCGCGGAGCTGGACGAGCGGGCCCGGCGGCACGCCGAGGCGGTGGTGCGGTCGGTGGGGCCGAGCCTGCTGCGGACGTTGGGGACGGATGGGGGTGCGGGACCGGCTGGCTCGGCGAGCTCGGGCGCCGCGGCCGGAGCGGCGGCGCAGGCGGACTCGGCTGGATCGCCGAGCTCGCCCGACCCCGACTTCGCCCTCGTCCCGGCCGGCTCCGCCGCCGAGGACTCCGCCTGGCAGGACCTGCTGGACCTGATGGAGCAGCCCGCCCTCGCCCTGCTCGAGGACCCGGTGGCCCCCGGCGCCCTCGGCCGCTTCCGCGTCATCGGCGCCAACCAGCCGGCTGCCGAACTGATGAGCCCGGCCCCCACCGACGGCACCCTGGCCGCGGCCGCTCCCTGGCTGCTCGCCGGCGACCTGCCCGAGCGCCTGGCCGCCGTGCTGAACACCGGGGCGCCCTACCGGCTCCGGGTGCAGACCGGGCCGCTCGGGGTCGACGCGCTCACCGTGGTGCGGGTCGGGGCCGGCACGCTGGTCGTGGTCTGCGAGCGTGCGTCGCTGGACCCGACCGCCGCCGAGGGGACGCTGGAGCGGCTGGCGCGCTTCGGTACGTGGCGCTGGGACGTCGACGGGGACCGGGTGGCCTGGTCGGCCGAGGCGCTGCGGATCGTCGACGCGCCGGGCCTGGGCGACTCGGCCGGGATCGACCGGCCGCCCTACACCGTGCACCCCGACGACGCCGAGGCCGAGCGGCGGTTCGTCAAGACGCTGACCGTGGAGCGCCGGCCCGCCGAGGCCGAGTTCCGGATCCTGCACTACGGCGGGGAGCCGACGCGGGTGCGGGTGACCGCCGAGCCGGCCGGCGAGGACGGCGCCGACCACACGGTCGTCGGCGTGGTCCAGGACGTCACCGAGTGGCGCCGCGCCGAGACCGGCCTGGAGGTGGCCCGGGTGCAGCTGGCCGCCCAGCGCTCCCGCGCCGACGCCGAGCGCCAGCTGGCCTCCGCGCTCCAGCAGGCCGTCGTGCCCAGCGCGGCCCGCAACCAGCCGCCGCGCAGCGGGGTGCAGATCGCCGCGCGCTATCGCCCGGCCAGCGCCTCGGCCGGCGTCGGCGGGGACTGGTACTCGGTGTTCCCGCTGCGCGACGACAAGCTGCTGCTGGCCATCGGCGACGTCGCCGGGCACGGCCTGCCCGCCGCCTCGGCGATGGCCGACCTGCACCACGGCCTGCGCGGCATGGCGCTGGCCGAGACCCGCCCGGGCCGGCTGCTCACCCTGCTCAACGAGCTGGTCGAGACCATGCCGCAGTTCACCATCGCCAGCGCCTGCGCCCTGCTCTGGGATCCCGCGACCCGCCGTCTGACCTGGGGCAACGCCGGGCATCCGGCGCCGCTGCGGATCCGCGCCGGGGTGGCCGAGCCGTTGTACGACGCGGTCGGGCCGATGCTGGGCGCCGACCCGCGCGCGGTGTACGAGGACTGCGAAGCCGACGTGGCCAGCGGCGACGTCCTGCTGCTGTACACCGACGGCCTGGTGGAGCGCCGCCGGGCCGGCGACGACGAGACCTTCGCGCACCTGCTGCAACAGACCAGGAACCCCGACACCGACCTGGACCGTTACGCCGACCGCCTCCTCGAAAGCGCGCGCTCGGACACCGACGACGACGTGTGCGTGCTGGCCGTCCGCTTCGAATGA
- a CDS encoding ATP-binding protein, with protein sequence MRGVEVAQLTSRIRTPRGASVVLTVPADKEYVVIIRSAVAQLGACFGYTVREISDLRLAVNEACALLVVGRTCADGTIECRAEVRDGTLRVTLAAPAGAFDVPDVGGLGWTMMGALVDAVSWAQDGVTARVVLKKRHADQDI encoded by the coding sequence GTGCGGGGCGTCGAGGTGGCACAGCTGACCAGCCGGATCAGGACGCCGCGGGGCGCGTCCGTGGTCCTGACGGTCCCGGCGGACAAGGAATACGTGGTCATCATCCGTTCGGCGGTGGCGCAGCTCGGGGCGTGCTTCGGCTACACGGTGCGGGAGATCTCCGATCTGCGGCTGGCCGTGAACGAGGCCTGTGCGCTGCTGGTCGTCGGCCGGACCTGCGCCGACGGCACCATCGAGTGCCGCGCCGAGGTCCGCGACGGCACGCTGCGGGTCACGCTGGCCGCCCCGGCCGGGGCCTTCGACGTCCCGGACGTCGGCGGCCTGGGCTGGACCATGATGGGCGCCCTGGTGGACGCGGTGTCCTGGGCCCAGGACGGGGTCACGGCGCGCGTCGTCCTCAAGAAAAGGCACGCTGACCAGGACATCTGA
- a CDS encoding PRC-barrel domain-containing protein codes for MTATVNRVIGHQYVIGSRVYCAECPCGYLTSAVVDPATGRLEHLIVTPDHGIDSRLVPFATAHCEGRAVRLGCTLDDFNAMEPAVDVHITPMDPARPPRHVPEEENSAWPFFDLGPSEPALGLAAPEPVLMPRIAYDDHVPVGESRIYPGDHVHASDGTIGHVRGVVVAPEGDMVTHILVDEGLLRGHKRVAIPMELVGGVGVDGVRVLMTRREVKELSPCEIVELTPELTPPL; via the coding sequence ATGACCGCCACCGTGAACCGTGTGATCGGACACCAGTACGTGATCGGCAGCCGCGTCTACTGTGCGGAGTGCCCCTGCGGATACCTGACCTCGGCGGTCGTGGACCCCGCGACCGGCCGTCTGGAACACCTGATCGTGACGCCGGACCACGGCATCGACTCGCGCCTGGTCCCGTTCGCCACCGCGCACTGCGAGGGCCGAGCCGTCCGCCTGGGCTGCACGCTCGACGACTTCAACGCCATGGAACCGGCGGTGGACGTGCACATCACGCCGATGGACCCGGCCCGCCCGCCCCGGCACGTCCCGGAGGAGGAGAACTCGGCCTGGCCGTTCTTCGACCTCGGCCCCAGCGAGCCCGCGCTGGGCCTGGCCGCCCCCGAACCGGTGCTCATGCCCCGCATCGCCTACGACGACCACGTCCCGGTCGGCGAGTCGCGCATCTACCCGGGCGACCACGTCCACGCCAGCGACGGCACGATCGGCCACGTGCGCGGCGTCGTGGTGGCTCCGGAGGGCGACATGGTGACGCACATCCTGGTCGACGAGGGGCTGCTGCGCGGGCACAAGCGCGTCGCGATCCCGATGGAGCTGGTCGGCGGCGTCGGCGTGGACGGTGTCCGGGTGCTGATGACGCGGCGGGAAGTGAAGGAACTGAGTCCCTGCGAGATCGTGGAGCTCACCCCTGAGCTCACCCCTCCACTTTAA
- a CDS encoding glycoside hydrolase family 130 protein, whose amino-acid sequence MADFTAESVPAQTLTMSRGIETDELVTRKRLRLNRDPSRVIAKLFVPGAQPPDMNSRAGGVVRRVLALSEEEVEKSYAHILEAFGSRHRDLEGTFSENFRTIEHRVGHGTRVSERRKLLIGAHFTHEYAIEGAALTNPSMVPHPDQSGLQPGELRFLMSARAIGEGHLSCVEFRTGVIGPRGDLRVDRPSPHASIGQVRATHYERAMLAAAMAGEDDEVLAYLLHHLPERFTDAELEARLGELPPQLLVQENTYRTVSRVHWFLACQYQLEFGAGADVSEHVLWPQSPTERRGIEDARFVRCTEPDGSVVYRGTYTAYSGTESATQLVETADFRTFHMAQLFGTAVGSKGLALFPRRLGGRHLALSRWDRESNALATSDDGRIWHRSHSLEAPLRPWELTLVGNCGSPIETDAGWLVLTHGVGPMRTYALGAMLLDLRDPARVVGTLRDPLLIAAPDERDGYVPNVVYSCGGLRHEDLLVIPYGFGDMGIEFATVPVSGLVDRLTG is encoded by the coding sequence ATGGCTGACTTCACCGCCGAATCCGTGCCCGCACAAACCCTGACGATGTCCCGCGGCATAGAGACAGACGAGCTTGTCACCCGCAAAAGGCTGCGCCTCAACCGCGACCCCAGCCGCGTCATCGCCAAGCTCTTCGTCCCCGGAGCGCAGCCCCCGGACATGAACTCCCGGGCCGGGGGCGTGGTGCGCCGGGTCCTGGCGCTGTCGGAGGAGGAGGTCGAGAAGTCCTACGCGCACATCCTGGAGGCCTTCGGCTCGCGGCACCGCGACCTGGAGGGGACGTTCTCTGAGAACTTCCGCACCATCGAGCACCGCGTCGGCCACGGCACCCGCGTCTCCGAGCGGCGCAAGCTGCTGATCGGCGCGCATTTCACCCACGAGTACGCGATCGAGGGCGCCGCGCTGACCAACCCCTCGATGGTCCCGCATCCCGACCAGAGCGGGTTGCAGCCCGGCGAACTCCGCTTCCTGATGAGCGCCCGCGCGATCGGCGAGGGCCACCTGTCCTGCGTCGAGTTCCGGACCGGCGTCATCGGGCCGCGCGGCGACCTGCGGGTGGACCGGCCCTCGCCGCACGCGTCCATCGGCCAGGTGCGCGCCACGCACTACGAGCGCGCGATGCTGGCGGCCGCCATGGCCGGCGAAGACGACGAGGTGCTCGCCTACCTGCTGCACCACCTGCCCGAGCGGTTCACGGACGCCGAGCTGGAGGCGCGGCTGGGGGAGCTGCCCCCGCAGCTGCTGGTGCAGGAGAACACCTACCGCACGGTCTCGCGCGTCCACTGGTTCCTGGCCTGCCAGTACCAGCTGGAGTTCGGCGCCGGGGCCGACGTGTCCGAGCACGTCCTGTGGCCGCAGTCGCCGACCGAGCGGCGCGGCATCGAGGACGCGCGGTTCGTGCGCTGCACGGAGCCGGACGGCTCAGTGGTGTACCGCGGCACGTACACCGCCTACAGCGGCACGGAGTCGGCGACCCAGCTCGTCGAGACGGCCGACTTCCGGACGTTCCACATGGCGCAGCTCTTCGGCACGGCCGTGGGCAGCAAGGGCCTGGCCCTGTTCCCGCGCCGGCTCGGGGGCCGCCATCTGGCGCTGTCGCGCTGGGACCGGGAGAGCAACGCCCTCGCGACGTCGGACGACGGCCGGATCTGGCACCGCTCGCACAGCCTGGAGGCCCCGCTGCGCCCCTGGGAGCTCACCCTGGTGGGCAACTGCGGATCGCCGATCGAGACCGACGCCGGCTGGCTGGTCCTCACCCACGGCGTCGGTCCGATGCGGACCTACGCCCTCGGCGCGATGCTGCTGGACCTGCGGGACCCGGCGCGCGTCGTGGGCACCCTGCGGGACCCGCTGCTGATCGCGGCGCCCGACGAGCGGGACGGGTACGTGCCGAACGTCGTGTACTCGTGCGGCGGGCTCAGGCACGAGGACCTGCTGGTGATCCCCTACGGCTTCGGGGACATGGGGATCGAGTTCGCGACGGTGCCGGTGTCCGGGCTGGTCGACCGGCTGACCGGCTGA
- a CDS encoding adhesin, with product MLTLTDRAAEAVRNLTTQSDLPDESAGLRIVSHGAAQNSGQGQLSLSLSQGPHSGDAVVETGPARVFLEAEAAQALNDQQLDATVADDGGVRFLLAPQQ from the coding sequence TTGCTGACTCTCACCGACCGGGCCGCCGAGGCCGTCCGTAACCTGACCACGCAATCCGATCTGCCCGACGAAAGTGCCGGGCTGCGCATCGTCTCGCACGGCGCGGCCCAGAACAGCGGGCAGGGGCAACTTTCTCTGTCGCTCAGCCAGGGTCCGCACTCCGGCGACGCCGTCGTGGAGACCGGGCCGGCCCGCGTCTTCCTCGAGGCCGAGGCCGCGCAGGCCCTGAACGACCAGCAGCTGGACGCGACGGTCGCCGACGACGGCGGGGTCCGTTTCCTGCTCGCGCCGCAGCAGTAG
- a CDS encoding hemerythrin domain-containing protein gives MSVTDRRDVIEVLSGEHRAVEQLFERLEAGGPEGARKPLVDALALELAWHAAAAQRYLLPLARRTLADGEELADRHAAEHLTVEHMVRDLEDKDPSDARFEPLLAQLVAAARGHIEHEERITFVELTRECDQSELLAAGQQMAAARRRADSAAVPAQVGADTAADNAAGSVVDRVRAVLFDT, from the coding sequence ATGAGCGTGACCGACCGCCGTGACGTGATCGAGGTCCTGTCCGGCGAGCACCGTGCGGTCGAGCAGCTCTTCGAGCGCCTGGAGGCCGGGGGCCCCGAGGGCGCGCGCAAGCCGCTGGTGGACGCCCTGGCGCTGGAGCTGGCCTGGCACGCCGCCGCCGCGCAGCGCTACCTGCTCCCGCTGGCGCGCCGCACGCTGGCCGACGGCGAGGAGCTGGCCGACCGGCACGCCGCCGAGCACCTCACCGTCGAGCACATGGTGCGCGACCTGGAGGACAAGGACCCCTCCGACGCCCGGTTCGAGCCGCTGCTGGCGCAGCTGGTGGCGGCGGCGCGCGGGCACATCGAGCACGAGGAGCGGATCACCTTCGTCGAGCTCACCCGGGAGTGCGACCAGAGTGAGCTGCTGGCCGCCGGGCAGCAGATGGCCGCGGCTCGGCGGCGGGCGGACAGCGCGGCCGTGCCGGCCCAGGTCGGGGCCGATACCGCGGCCGACAACGCGGCCGGCAGCGTCGTCGACCGGGTGCGCGCGGTGCTCTTCGACACCTGA
- a CDS encoding HAMP domain-containing protein — protein MEAPETRPDRPASTDPRLERILGALRAVRDGDFRRRIVVSGDDVVAEICVLCNEIAEANQGYLAELERVGAAVGRDGALGQRLAPGAGAGDWERQRETVNVLLDDLARPLLDTGRVLAAIAQGDLSQQVVVDGRGDLADVGRTLDDMRLTLRTLASEVTRVAGEIGSDGRLGGQAEVPGAAGTWKDLTDSVNLMAGNLTGQVRDIAQVATAVARGDLTRQITVDVRGELLELKTTLNTMVNQLSGFADEVTRVAREVGSDGILGGQARVPGVAGTWKDLTDSVNLMAGNLTTQVRSIARVATAVASGDLTQTIDVDVRGEILELKDTLNTMVEQLSGFASEVIRVAREVGTEGRLGGQAQVPGVAGLWRDLTDAVNSMANNLTNQVRNIAQVTTAVAQGDLGKKIDVDARGEILELKTTINTMVDQLSGFADEVTRVAREVGTEGNLGGQARVRGASGTWKDLTDNVNVMANNLTGQVRSIARVATAVASGDLTKKITVEAKGEVAALAETFNGMVDTLSAFADEVTRVAGEVGTEGMLGGQARVPGVAGTWKELTDRVNVMADNLTSQVRNIAQVTTAVANGDLTRRIDVDARGEILELKTTLNTMVDRLSAFASEVTRVAREVGTEGKLGGQATVEDVSGTWQRLTESVNQLASNLTTQVRAIAEVATAVTEGDLTRAITVDASGEVADLKDNINQMIANLRATTNANQEQDWLNTNLARIAGLLPGRRDLASVAAMVLEELAPLVSAHSAAFFLAESEDGPLGFAEEAADVRLRMIAGFGYAAAPGEGPVFAPGQGLVGQVAVSKKTVALTGAPAGYVPIRSGLGQTDATNVIVLPVLFERQTLGVIELASVNEFTQTHRDFLETLKETIGTAVNTITTNVRTDALLRESQRLTTELQKRQSDLQESNNELEDKAAQLARQNKDIEIKNTEIEQARLTLEDRAQQLALASKVKSEFMANMSHELRTPLNSMLILARLLADNVDANLTARQVDFAQTIHSAGSDLLELINDILDLSKIEAGRMEVQNESWPIADLAEGLAATFQPLAAEKGLRLRVDVTANAPATVTADSQRVQQILRNLLSNAVKFTDTGEVTLRVTAARGAHGEPAVAFAVVDTGIGIAEDKLELIFEAFQQADGTTSRQYGGTGLGLSISRELTRLLGAELRVSSAPGRGSTFTLQLPIEPSAADAKAEPAAPERPAAAEAGDAQAPAVVLVMEPAGTSTLADAVESVLEELTGMKGRVAVTRLSAAADLNGALAGGTRPVCAVVDVGCPEPEVRAVLDAVGSGTSGTPVMLYESVADDGAAEALRRSVRDAARWEVAHSVPQVAERVTLHVLTGAPRLNGPGAEPDRPGRELPRFDGQKVLVIDDDIRNVFALTSALELQGLTVVYAGNGREGIELLKQNEDVALALMDIMMPGMDGYATTARIRALDGFRDLPIVAVSAKAMKGDREKSLAAGANEHVTKPVDMDLLLRLIKDLINA, from the coding sequence ATGGAAGCCCCTGAGACCCGGCCGGACCGGCCGGCCTCCACCGACCCGCGCCTGGAGCGGATCCTCGGCGCGCTGCGCGCCGTGCGCGACGGCGACTTCCGCCGGCGCATCGTCGTCAGCGGGGACGACGTGGTGGCGGAGATCTGCGTCCTGTGCAACGAGATCGCCGAGGCCAACCAGGGCTACCTGGCCGAGCTGGAGCGGGTCGGGGCCGCGGTGGGCCGGGACGGGGCGCTCGGGCAGCGCCTGGCCCCCGGCGCCGGGGCCGGGGACTGGGAGCGGCAGCGCGAGACCGTCAACGTCCTGCTGGACGATCTGGCCCGGCCGCTGCTGGACACCGGCCGGGTGCTGGCCGCGATCGCCCAGGGCGACCTGTCCCAGCAGGTGGTCGTGGACGGCCGCGGCGACCTGGCCGACGTCGGCCGGACCCTGGACGACATGCGCCTGACGCTGCGCACCCTGGCCTCGGAGGTCACCAGGGTGGCCGGCGAGATCGGCAGCGACGGCCGGCTGGGCGGACAGGCCGAGGTGCCCGGGGCCGCGGGCACCTGGAAGGACCTGACCGACTCGGTGAACCTGATGGCCGGCAACCTCACCGGCCAGGTCCGCGACATCGCCCAGGTGGCCACCGCGGTGGCCCGGGGCGATCTGACCCGGCAGATCACCGTGGACGTGCGCGGGGAGCTGCTGGAGCTGAAGACCACCCTGAACACCATGGTGAACCAGCTGTCCGGGTTCGCCGACGAGGTCACCCGGGTGGCCCGCGAGGTGGGCAGCGACGGCATCCTGGGCGGCCAGGCCCGGGTGCCCGGCGTGGCCGGCACCTGGAAGGACCTCACCGACTCGGTGAACCTGATGGCCGGCAACCTCACCACCCAGGTGCGCAGCATCGCGCGGGTGGCCACCGCGGTCGCCTCCGGGGACCTGACCCAGACCATCGACGTGGACGTGCGCGGGGAGATCCTGGAGCTCAAGGACACCCTGAACACCATGGTCGAGCAGCTGTCCGGGTTCGCCTCGGAGGTGATCCGGGTGGCCCGCGAGGTCGGCACCGAGGGCCGCCTGGGCGGGCAGGCCCAGGTGCCCGGGGTCGCCGGCCTGTGGCGCGACCTCACCGACGCGGTGAACTCGATGGCCAACAACCTGACCAACCAGGTGCGCAACATCGCGCAGGTGACCACCGCCGTGGCCCAGGGCGACCTGGGCAAGAAGATCGACGTGGACGCCCGCGGGGAGATCCTGGAGCTGAAGACCACCATCAACACCATGGTCGACCAGCTCTCCGGCTTCGCCGACGAGGTCACCCGGGTGGCCCGCGAGGTGGGCACCGAGGGCAACCTGGGCGGCCAGGCCCGGGTGCGCGGCGCCTCGGGCACCTGGAAGGACCTGACCGACAACGTCAACGTCATGGCGAACAACCTGACCGGCCAGGTGCGCAGCATCGCCCGGGTGGCCACCGCGGTGGCCTCCGGCGACCTGACCAAGAAGATCACCGTGGAGGCCAAGGGCGAGGTGGCGGCGCTGGCCGAGACCTTCAACGGCATGGTCGACACGCTCTCGGCGTTCGCCGACGAGGTGACCCGGGTGGCCGGCGAGGTGGGCACCGAGGGCATGCTCGGCGGCCAGGCCCGGGTGCCCGGCGTGGCCGGCACCTGGAAGGAGCTCACCGACCGGGTGAACGTGATGGCGGACAACCTGACCAGCCAGGTGCGCAACATCGCGCAGGTGACCACCGCGGTGGCCAACGGCGACCTGACCCGCCGGATCGACGTGGACGCCCGGGGCGAGATCCTGGAGCTGAAGACCACCCTGAACACCATGGTCGACCGGCTGTCCGCGTTCGCCTCCGAGGTCACCCGGGTGGCCCGGGAGGTCGGCACCGAGGGCAAGCTCGGCGGCCAGGCCACGGTCGAGGACGTCTCGGGCACCTGGCAGCGCCTCACCGAGTCGGTGAACCAGCTGGCCTCGAACCTGACCACGCAGGTCCGCGCCATCGCCGAGGTCGCCACCGCGGTGACCGAGGGCGACCTGACCCGGGCGATCACCGTCGACGCCTCCGGGGAGGTCGCCGACCTCAAGGACAACATCAACCAGATGATCGCCAACCTGCGCGCGACCACCAACGCCAACCAGGAGCAGGACTGGCTGAACACCAACCTGGCGCGCATCGCCGGCCTGCTGCCGGGCCGGCGCGACCTGGCCAGCGTCGCGGCCATGGTGCTGGAGGAGCTGGCGCCGCTGGTCTCCGCGCACAGCGCCGCGTTCTTCCTGGCCGAGTCCGAGGACGGGCCGCTGGGCTTCGCCGAGGAGGCCGCCGACGTCCGGCTGCGGATGATCGCCGGGTTCGGCTACGCCGCCGCCCCCGGCGAGGGCCCGGTCTTCGCCCCGGGGCAGGGGCTGGTCGGGCAGGTCGCGGTGAGCAAGAAGACGGTCGCACTGACCGGCGCGCCGGCCGGGTACGTGCCGATCCGCTCCGGGCTGGGGCAGACCGACGCCACCAACGTCATAGTGCTCCCGGTGCTCTTCGAGCGGCAGACGCTCGGCGTGATCGAGCTGGCCTCGGTCAACGAGTTCACCCAGACCCACCGCGACTTCCTGGAGACCCTCAAGGAGACGATCGGCACCGCGGTCAACACCATCACCACCAACGTCCGCACCGACGCGCTGCTGCGCGAGTCCCAGCGCCTGACCACCGAGCTGCAGAAGCGCCAGAGCGACCTGCAGGAGTCGAACAACGAGCTCGAGGACAAGGCGGCGCAGCTGGCCCGGCAGAACAAGGACATCGAGATCAAGAACACGGAGATCGAGCAGGCGCGCCTGACCCTGGAGGACCGCGCGCAGCAGCTCGCCCTGGCCTCCAAGGTCAAGTCCGAGTTCATGGCCAACATGTCGCACGAGCTGCGCACCCCGCTGAACAGCATGCTGATCCTGGCCCGGCTGCTGGCCGACAACGTCGACGCCAACCTGACCGCGCGCCAGGTGGACTTCGCCCAGACCATCCACTCGGCCGGCTCGGACCTGCTGGAGCTGATCAACGACATCCTGGACCTGTCCAAGATCGAGGCCGGCCGGATGGAGGTGCAGAACGAGTCCTGGCCGATCGCCGACCTGGCCGAGGGGCTGGCCGCCACGTTCCAGCCGCTGGCCGCGGAGAAGGGGCTGCGGCTGCGCGTGGACGTCACCGCCAACGCCCCGGCCACCGTCACCGCCGACAGCCAGCGGGTCCAGCAGATCCTGCGCAACCTGCTGTCCAACGCGGTGAAGTTCACCGACACCGGCGAGGTGACGCTGCGGGTCACCGCGGCGCGCGGCGCGCACGGCGAGCCGGCGGTGGCCTTCGCGGTGGTGGACACCGGGATCGGGATCGCCGAGGACAAGCTGGAACTCATCTTCGAGGCCTTCCAGCAGGCCGACGGCACCACCAGCCGGCAGTACGGCGGCACCGGGCTGGGCCTGTCCATCAGCCGCGAGCTGACCCGGCTGCTCGGCGCGGAACTGCGGGTGTCCAGCGCGCCGGGCCGGGGGAGCACGTTCACCCTGCAGCTGCCGATCGAGCCGTCGGCCGCGGACGCCAAGGCCGAGCCGGCCGCCCCGGAGCGCCCGGCCGCCGCCGAGGCCGGCGACGCCCAGGCCCCGGCCGTGGTCCTGGTGATGGAACCGGCCGGGACCAGCACGCTGGCCGACGCGGTCGAGTCGGTGCTGGAGGAGCTCACCGGGATGAAGGGCCGGGTCGCGGTGACCCGGCTGTCGGCGGCGGCGGATCTGAACGGCGCGCTGGCCGGCGGGACGCGTCCGGTCTGCGCCGTGGTGGATGTCGGCTGCCCGGAGCCGGAGGTGCGTGCCGTCCTGGACGCCGTCGGCAGCGGCACCTCCGGCACCCCGGTCATGCTCTACGAGTCGGTGGCCGACGACGGCGCCGCCGAGGCCCTGCGCCGCTCGGTCCGCGACGCCGCCCGCTGGGAGGTCGCGCACTCGGTCCCGCAGGTCGCCGAGCGGGTGACGCTGCACGTCCTGACCGGCGCGCCGCGGCTGAACGGCCCCGGTGCCGAGCCGGACCGCCCGGGCCGGGAGCTGCCGCGCTTCGACGGCCAGAAGGTCCTGGTCATCGACGACGACATCCGGAACGTCTTCGCGCTGACCAGCGCGCTGGAGCTGCAGGGCCTCACCGTGGTCTACGCCGGCAACGGCCGGGAGGGCATCGAGCTGCTCAAGCAGAACGAGGACGTGGCGCTGGCCCTGATGGACATCATGATGCCGGGGATGGACGGCTACGCCACCACGGCCCGGATCCGCGCGCTGGACGGCTTCCGCGATCTGCCGATCGTCGCGGTCAGCGCCAAGGCGATGAAGGGGGACCGGGAGAAGAGCCTGGCCGCCGGGGCGAACGAGCACGTCACCAAGCCGGTGGACATGGACCTGCTGCTGCGGCTGATCAAGGATCTGATCAACGCCTGA